The following proteins are encoded in a genomic region of Pseudanabaena galeata CCNP1313:
- a CDS encoding FitA-like ribbon-helix-helix domain-containing protein, translating into MRALYWGFDLGDRREFKLTCLVAMDCYNFNDTFLLLPSAMSTITIHQLEPDIAQQLEQRAAQHGRTIELEIKAILKSVLAPKKPSNIDLATAINRRFADFGDFEIPEIPREPMRPLPTFEL; encoded by the coding sequence ATGAGGGCATTGTATTGGGGCTTTGATTTAGGCGATCGCAGAGAGTTCAAGCTTACTTGTTTGGTGGCAATGGATTGTTATAATTTTAATGACACCTTTCTATTACTCCCAAGTGCCATGTCAACCATCACCATTCATCAACTAGAGCCAGACATTGCCCAACAGCTAGAACAACGCGCCGCCCAACATGGGCGCACCATCGAACTTGAAATTAAAGCAATTCTCAAAAGCGTATTAGCACCCAAAAAGCCAAGCAATATTGACCTCGCTACCGCCATTAATAGACGCTTTGCAGACTTTGGAGACTTTGAAATCCCCGAAATTCCTAGAGAACCCATGCGTCCCTTACCAACATTTGAGCTATGA
- a CDS encoding type II toxin-antitoxin system VapC family toxin, with product MKIVLDTNVLSELMKPQGSQTVKSWVAAQPRENLFTTSINQAEILGGIAIMPEGKRSKALQESAQAMFTEDFVGQILFFDSDSANCFAQITSDRRKKGKPIAQADALIASICLANNAAIVTRNVDDFLDCQITIINPWDL from the coding sequence ATGAAGATTGTTCTTGATACCAACGTCCTGTCAGAACTGATGAAGCCCCAAGGTTCGCAAACAGTTAAATCTTGGGTTGCTGCCCAGCCTAGAGAAAACCTATTTACCACCAGCATTAACCAAGCCGAGATCCTTGGAGGCATCGCTATCATGCCAGAAGGTAAACGCAGCAAAGCTTTACAAGAATCTGCACAAGCCATGTTTACCGAAGACTTTGTAGGACAGATTTTATTTTTTGATTCAGATTCAGCAAACTGTTTTGCTCAAATTACCAGCGATCGCCGCAAAAAAGGTAAACCAATAGCTCAAGCTGACGCTCTGATTGCCTCTATATGTCTGGCTAATAATGCAGCGATCGTCACTCGCAATGTTGACGACTTCCTAGACTGCCAAATCACAATCATTAACCCTTGGGACTTATAA
- a CDS encoding HAD family hydrolase, with translation MPLSPINSSDLSDIRLIASDVDGTLTQNGKFSSNFISTLLDLQSAGIKILLVTGRSAGWVSALVNYLPIEGAIAENGGIFLQPNGNQDLLSSVPNLSRHRILLENTFHHIKQLFPNLHPSADNQFRITDWTFDVDNLSTDDIQAISSQCQQMGWSFTYSNVQCHIKPIHQDKATGLLSVLNNHFPELNSQQVLTVGDSPNDEAMFNPDLFPISVGVANVRHYQDKMLHLPKYVTQASEFAGFSELAKLLLQT, from the coding sequence ATGCCTCTATCGCCTATAAATTCTTCTGATTTGTCCGACATTCGCTTGATTGCTTCCGATGTTGATGGCACTCTTACCCAAAATGGAAAATTCTCATCTAATTTCATCTCCACTCTTCTGGATTTACAATCAGCAGGAATTAAAATCTTATTGGTGACTGGTCGCTCGGCGGGTTGGGTCAGTGCTTTGGTGAATTATTTACCTATCGAAGGGGCGATCGCTGAAAATGGGGGAATCTTTTTACAGCCAAATGGAAACCAAGATTTACTTTCTTCGGTTCCCAATTTGTCTAGACATCGCATTCTACTAGAAAATACTTTCCATCACATTAAGCAGCTATTTCCAAATCTTCATCCTTCTGCTGATAATCAGTTCCGTATTACCGATTGGACTTTTGATGTCGATAATTTATCAACTGATGATATTCAAGCCATCTCTTCCCAATGTCAGCAAATGGGTTGGAGTTTCACTTACAGCAATGTTCAATGTCATATCAAACCAATCCATCAAGATAAAGCTACTGGTTTGCTTTCGGTTCTAAACAACCATTTCCCTGAACTAAATTCGCAGCAAGTTCTAACCGTTGGCGATAGTCCCAATGATGAGGCGATGTTTAATCCTGATCTATTTCCCATCTCGGTCGGGGTAGCAAATGTTCGCCATTATCAAGACAAAATGCTGCATTTACCCAAATACGTTACTCAAGCTTCTGAGTTTGCTGGTTTTTCTGAGTTGGCAAAATTATTACTGCAAACGTAA
- a CDS encoding IS982 family transposase has protein sequence MDITRIFCEVDDYCESFEKHWQEQPMLPSMQGERKSRSRMRLSEVMTIAIAFHGSGYKTFKDFYTLTVIPFWRKAFPHLVSYTRFVELMPWTMMLLCCFLHTRKGEVTGISFIDSTPINVCVPCRAHAHKVFKGMVNWGKNSVGWHFGFKLHLIINDKGELLAFKLTPANVDDRQPVPEMAQDLFGQLFGDRGYISQKLFEKLYEQGLQLITKRKKNMKNCLVKLIDKILLRKRAIIESVNDQLKNISQIEHSRHRSFFNFLVNLLAGLVAYTYRETKPALDLLFKGLPALPPAIF, from the coding sequence TTGGATATCACGCGAATCTTCTGTGAAGTGGATGATTACTGCGAAAGCTTTGAAAAACACTGGCAAGAGCAACCAATGTTGCCATCAATGCAGGGAGAAAGGAAAAGTCGCTCAAGAATGAGGTTGAGTGAAGTGATGACCATCGCGATCGCCTTTCATGGGTCAGGATACAAGACCTTCAAAGACTTCTATACCCTAACTGTAATACCGTTTTGGCGGAAAGCTTTTCCCCACTTGGTAAGCTACACCCGCTTTGTGGAGCTAATGCCTTGGACAATGATGTTGTTATGTTGCTTTCTGCATACCCGCAAAGGCGAAGTGACAGGAATATCATTCATCGACTCCACACCGATCAATGTCTGTGTACCATGCCGTGCCCATGCCCATAAAGTATTCAAAGGTATGGTCAATTGGGGCAAAAACTCAGTGGGATGGCACTTTGGCTTCAAGCTACATTTGATTATCAACGACAAAGGGGAATTGCTTGCCTTCAAGCTCACACCAGCCAATGTTGATGACCGACAACCTGTGCCTGAGATGGCTCAAGACCTCTTTGGTCAATTGTTTGGTGACCGTGGTTATATCTCCCAAAAGTTGTTTGAGAAGCTCTATGAACAAGGTTTACAACTGATTACTAAGCGCAAGAAAAATATGAAAAACTGTTTGGTCAAGTTGATTGATAAGATTTTGCTGCGTAAGCGCGCAATTATTGAGTCCGTCAATGATCAACTCAAAAACATTTCTCAGATTGAGCATTCAAGACATCGCAGTTTTTTTAATTTTCTTGTCAACCTTTTAGCTGGGTTGGTTGCTTATACATATCGAGAGACTAAACCTGCTTTAGATCTTCTCTTCAAAGGCTTACCTGCTCTTCCTCCTGCCATCTTTTAG
- a CDS encoding SWIM zinc finger family protein, protein MPVLKISESLIRQNASDKSFERGKEYARSQAVRDLFLRDQILQASVAGSTYYRVSIGFSDRGIQTAKCSCPYDFGGWCKHIVAVLLVGMERPQIEERPSLDEMLEKLDLEQTRKLLHNLTAQSPDLVDLIDIQIQLLTNIKESKSKASKTNKKTSKTETQHPEIDRSPFRRQLSYSLQSSLRNYEHSYYDEDDPFTDIIYEEIEKAKVFLEAGDSFRAFVMLYAIAEELCNYTEEIENYLGDVSDLVYHLDLEMAEAILWTDFSVKDRQKWVTEIEGTQDVLCAELDFSLAALIQGWDDPYLQAVLQGKEKSEIINHPAVQISTQSQRKRTTIQKGANAYVHETDLRPLGRIRLKILQSQERFDEYLNLAKDEDFFTDYVIMLLKLDRHNEAIASAENVRDENDAFEIAQKLLEHGFEKQALYIANKGLQLQETEAKRYRSKELADWTAQLAERLGESGTLLNAKIIAFKLTPSLADYHQIRDLTKNKWNSTKDNLLQYLLQLDSFATCEAKVAIFLEEELFDQAIEIANTSYCRTYDRLRVMKAVISSNPQWVITKAKSLAEDIITRGKSDDYEQAIEWLEQVRNGYRGLKQEKEWLTYRNQLVEVNTRKRKLMELAKRKGI, encoded by the coding sequence ATGCCTGTACTAAAGATCAGTGAATCCCTGATTCGCCAAAATGCAAGCGATAAATCTTTTGAGCGTGGTAAAGAATACGCGCGATCGCAGGCAGTGCGTGATTTATTCTTGCGAGATCAAATTTTGCAGGCTTCAGTGGCAGGGAGTACTTACTATCGAGTGAGCATTGGCTTTAGCGATCGCGGTATTCAAACAGCAAAGTGTTCATGCCCTTACGATTTTGGTGGTTGGTGTAAGCATATTGTGGCAGTTCTATTAGTAGGTATGGAGCGACCACAAATTGAAGAGCGTCCTAGTTTAGACGAAATGTTAGAAAAGCTAGATCTAGAACAAACCCGTAAACTTTTGCATAACCTTACTGCTCAATCACCTGATTTAGTCGATCTCATTGATATTCAGATCCAACTTTTAACCAATATTAAAGAGAGTAAATCTAAAGCTAGTAAGACGAATAAAAAAACTAGTAAAACAGAAACTCAACATCCCGAAATTGACAGATCACCTTTTCGTCGGCAACTATCCTATTCATTACAAAGTTCTTTACGCAATTATGAGCATAGTTATTACGATGAAGATGATCCTTTCACGGACATCATTTATGAAGAGATCGAAAAAGCCAAAGTATTTCTAGAGGCTGGCGATAGTTTTCGTGCTTTTGTGATGTTGTATGCGATCGCGGAAGAGCTATGTAACTATACAGAAGAAATAGAAAACTATTTGGGTGATGTTTCTGACTTGGTTTATCATCTCGATTTGGAAATGGCTGAGGCGATTCTCTGGACAGATTTTTCTGTCAAGGATCGGCAAAAGTGGGTTACAGAAATCGAAGGCACACAAGATGTTCTCTGTGCTGAACTTGACTTTAGCCTCGCCGCCTTGATACAAGGTTGGGACGATCCCTATTTACAAGCAGTCCTGCAAGGTAAAGAAAAGTCTGAAATTATTAATCATCCAGCCGTACAAATCTCAACTCAATCCCAAAGGAAAAGGACGACTATTCAAAAGGGAGCCAATGCATATGTTCACGAAACAGATTTACGTCCATTAGGAAGAATTCGACTCAAAATTTTGCAATCCCAAGAGCGTTTTGATGAATACCTCAATCTTGCTAAAGATGAAGACTTCTTTACAGACTATGTAATTATGTTGCTTAAGTTAGACCGACATAATGAAGCGATCGCATCTGCAGAAAATGTACGGGATGAAAATGATGCTTTTGAAATAGCTCAGAAATTATTAGAGCATGGGTTTGAAAAACAGGCTTTATATATTGCCAATAAGGGATTGCAATTACAAGAGACCGAGGCTAAACGTTATCGCTCAAAAGAACTTGCAGATTGGACAGCTCAATTAGCAGAGCGTTTAGGAGAATCAGGGACTCTGCTCAATGCTAAAATCATTGCCTTTAAACTAACCCCTTCTCTTGCGGATTATCATCAAATTCGCGATTTAACTAAGAATAAATGGAACTCGACTAAAGATAACTTACTACAATATTTATTACAACTAGATTCCTTTGCGACCTGTGAAGCCAAGGTAGCTATCTTTTTAGAAGAGGAACTATTTGATCAGGCGATCGAGATCGCTAATACTAGCTATTGCCGAACTTACGATAGATTGCGGGTCATGAAAGCAGTGATTAGTTCTAATCCGCAATGGGTCATCACAAAAGCGAAGTCTCTAGCTGAGGATATTATTACTCGAGGCAAATCCGATGATTACGAACAGGCGATCGAGTGGCTAGAACAAGTACGCAATGGATATCGAGGTTTAAAACAGGAAAAGGAATGGCTCACCTATAGAAATCAATTAGTTGAAGTAAATACGCGTAAACGTAAGCTCATGGAATTAGCTAAGCGCAAGGGAATTTAA
- a CDS encoding ParA family protein, whose amino-acid sequence MTKIIALFNQSGGVGKTSLTMNLGYQLAQRDLKVLLVDMDPQSSLTSFLGLDIYQLDKTIYQSITQYESLPIHHNIHGMDLVPSNIQLSAAEMELVLAEFREVRLKDAIATVQEQYDFILIDCPPSLAILSYISLIAATHVLVPIQTHYKSLVGCNLLLETVARVRQRANRNLKVAGFIPTMHEGQTLQAKTSLSTIQTQLSSIAIVYPPIPRTIAFPDSAQMHEPLGLHSPKHPVIDILNQITDSLETI is encoded by the coding sequence GTGACCAAGATTATTGCCCTGTTTAATCAATCTGGTGGGGTTGGCAAAACCAGTCTAACCATGAATCTGGGATACCAACTTGCCCAACGCGATCTCAAAGTCCTGCTCGTTGATATGGACCCGCAATCATCATTAACATCATTCCTAGGGCTCGATATCTACCAGCTAGATAAGACTATTTACCAGTCTATTACTCAGTACGAGAGCTTACCAATCCACCACAATATTCATGGCATGGATTTAGTCCCATCCAACATTCAGTTGAGTGCTGCCGAGATGGAATTGGTCTTAGCTGAATTTCGAGAAGTGCGTCTCAAAGATGCGATCGCTACAGTTCAAGAACAATATGATTTCATTCTGATCGACTGTCCTCCCAGTCTCGCTATCCTTAGCTATATCAGCCTGATTGCGGCAACCCATGTGTTAGTCCCAATTCAAACCCATTATAAAAGTCTAGTTGGTTGTAACTTATTACTAGAAACCGTTGCTCGTGTCCGCCAAAGGGCTAACCGTAACCTTAAAGTTGCAGGCTTTATTCCAACTATGCACGAAGGACAAACCCTGCAAGCAAAAACTAGCCTTAGTACTATTCAGACCCAATTATCATCAATTGCTATCGTCTATCCTCCCATCCCAAGGACGATCGCCTTTCCTGACTCGGCTCAAATGCATGAACCTTTAGGATTACATTCCCCAAAACACCCAGTTATCGATATCTTAAATCAAATTACAGATTCATTGGAGACAATTTAA
- a CDS encoding ParB/RepB/Spo0J family partition protein — protein MASKRPLPAYQISNVRLLDELTPATNQTVKIDLIQLPIKQPRRYFDPQKMQQLVQSIQEHGILEPLLVRPLANGQYELIAGERRFRAAQILGLDTVPIISKDVTDKEAIQIALVENLQREDLNPVEETEAILELLSLSLDIEISDITSTLNQSANAKKRGLELTDNVTRQLGAIESLLANVGRFNAESFRTNRLPLLNMPDDVLETLRQGKLEFTKARAIARIRDEAQRQELLEESIAQNLSLSQIKARIAAINSVKNTIATEPSLKDLMSEAFTTMKKSKVWDNPKKTKKLAKLLAEIETLIQDE, from the coding sequence ATGGCTAGCAAGCGACCTTTACCAGCATATCAAATTAGCAATGTTCGCCTCTTGGATGAATTGACCCCAGCAACTAATCAGACAGTTAAAATAGATCTGATTCAATTGCCAATTAAACAGCCTCGACGATATTTCGATCCGCAAAAGATGCAGCAACTTGTGCAATCGATCCAAGAACATGGCATCTTAGAACCGCTATTAGTTCGACCTTTGGCAAATGGACAATACGAACTAATTGCAGGGGAAAGAAGGTTTCGGGCTGCTCAAATTCTTGGACTAGATACAGTACCGATAATCAGTAAAGATGTCACGGACAAAGAAGCGATCCAAATAGCTCTCGTCGAAAATTTACAGCGTGAAGACTTAAATCCTGTTGAAGAAACTGAGGCTATTCTTGAGTTATTATCCCTTTCTCTTGATATTGAGATCAGTGATATTACCTCCACTTTAAACCAATCTGCCAATGCTAAAAAGCGTGGATTAGAGTTGACGGATAACGTTACCCGTCAGCTTGGGGCGATTGAATCTTTGCTAGCTAATGTTGGCAGATTTAATGCTGAATCCTTTCGCACAAATCGTTTACCGCTATTAAATATGCCTGATGATGTTTTAGAAACATTGCGTCAGGGCAAATTAGAATTTACCAAAGCAAGGGCGATCGCCCGTATCCGAGACGAAGCTCAACGGCAAGAATTACTTGAAGAATCTATCGCTCAAAATCTGTCTCTCTCTCAAATCAAAGCTAGGATTGCTGCCATTAACTCTGTTAAAAATACGATCGCGACAGAGCCTTCTCTCAAAGATTTGATGAGCGAAGCTTTCACCACAATGAAAAAATCAAAGGTTTGGGATAATCCTAAAAAAACTAAAAAACTTGCCAAGCTACTAGCCGAAATCGAAACTTTAATTCAGGATGAGTAA
- a CDS encoding cupin domain-containing protein has protein sequence MPNIYELSQEVSQIEKFEQIAAGKNIQIERIISTGQTTRSGQWYDQTTDEWVILLQGEAELSYLDDSRIKLKAGDYLLIPAHTKHRVEYTSIEPPCIWLAVHGQFAF, from the coding sequence ATGCCGAACATATACGAACTTTCTCAAGAAGTATCTCAGATAGAAAAGTTTGAGCAAATTGCTGCTGGTAAAAACATCCAGATTGAGCGCATTATTTCCACAGGACAAACTACTCGCTCTGGACAATGGTATGACCAAACTACCGATGAATGGGTGATTTTACTGCAAGGTGAAGCCGAACTTTCCTATCTAGATGATTCGAGAATAAAACTAAAAGCAGGAGATTATCTGCTAATTCCCGCCCATACAAAGCATCGTGTTGAATATACCAGTATCGAGCCACCTTGTATCTGGTTAGCTGTGCATGGGCAATTTGCATTTTAG
- a CDS encoding fertility inhibition FinO-like protein produces the protein MTVQGKLELTIKINELPADVTVDKNGWKSFDLDCDGQIFSVTVKPKVFKKLEDARANYPQWVAAIAGKMGEVTETGFVLLEPNIQVFEKKPKEAKPAEVASPS, from the coding sequence ATGACAGTACAAGGAAAACTGGAATTAACCATCAAAATCAATGAACTTCCTGCTGATGTGACCGTTGATAAGAACGGTTGGAAGTCCTTTGACTTGGATTGTGACGGTCAAATCTTTAGCGTTACAGTGAAGCCCAAGGTATTTAAGAAATTAGAAGATGCACGGGCTAATTATCCGCAGTGGGTAGCGGCGATCGCGGGCAAGATGGGTGAAGTTACTGAGACAGGATTTGTATTGCTTGAGCCAAACATCCAAGTGTTTGAGAAAAAGCCTAAAGAAGCCAAACCTGCTGAAGTAGCAAGCCCCAGCTAA
- a CDS encoding DEAD/DEAH box helicase: MPNPSDRPIDYAAIARSVMKPSGQKPAWLVEGQAIYAPSHAQGIGKITAILGDRLIAKFPNYSVPVIITNWQEAISRQEILPASSQEITAENTREREIYDVSEEDIATIPHREFREIALNFQASLAAIRVTESTEGEAHRLPVDLPSILQEALREQGYTHLWSHQIQSLEAMRNGKDVLLATPTASGKTLSFLPAILETCIQDPQATALLIFPLKALAIDQLSKLEAIAKPMGLHTGMMTGDMPKAERLKLFTPQAPQILCISPDLLHHQLNRIRYRHEWQTWRDFLTRLRYVVVDEAHTYRGSFGGHFANLMRRLRLAVDRLEGNSDRIQYVLATATIGNPIELTERITERSDRLVYINRSGARAAGRTILCLNPTARTNTEASRLILEWLERGLSGIVFCNTRAGAKSLLALMNAELERQKRGHLKASLALFYGSLRSDRRNQIIEAVKQNKVRVIFATSALEAGIDLPELDCCLIKGYPGSLMSFYQRIGRAGRHQHGLVVFLPSLGDSLDYYYGSNPQMLLDGEVERALCNPNYHSILSKHLRCAASESMIPADEIKQRFGDNAGNIADELLNQKALQINEKSGDLFTHDRPHNSVNLRGATQDSVMLVDGNTNQELEELSLLQAYREVFPNAIYAMQSNDGNLQYYRSRSLDLESKQASLIPIDSEPKLRTQATQDMTIKPLEHLREPRLVALNLKDSKLRLTLSWAEITNHVTGYNLISKVRTITCSHPRCSRYHQPMQSDICTACSKPTRLAEITEVEEENLFDVAYTTHYQAPVLRIEMNLELSEPLQEYANKLKQQIENQFGTDIPSELISLFQTNPADLALHSICHQIGIAVPLIVLSDRQDLNSYCETEKNRINTLKTIAYFFDTTDGGNGTCEELFDRFEAFAVRAAQLVEACNCQYGCPRCLTDARCPQDNQALNKALGLFLLQAISDESEYF; encoded by the coding sequence ATGCCCAACCCATCTGATCGTCCTATTGACTACGCAGCGATCGCCCGTTCAGTAATGAAACCATCAGGACAAAAGCCTGCGTGGTTAGTCGAAGGTCAAGCTATATACGCTCCTAGTCACGCTCAAGGAATTGGTAAAATAACAGCTATTTTAGGTGATCGCCTCATAGCCAAATTTCCCAACTACTCAGTACCTGTAATCATCACAAACTGGCAAGAAGCAATCAGTCGTCAAGAAATATTGCCAGCTAGCAGTCAGGAAATAACAGCAGAAAATACCCGTGAACGGGAAATCTATGATGTAAGTGAAGAAGACATCGCCACGATTCCGCATCGAGAATTTAGAGAAATTGCACTCAACTTTCAAGCATCTCTTGCGGCAATTCGCGTAACGGAAAGTACAGAAGGAGAGGCTCATAGATTACCTGTGGATCTGCCTAGTATTTTGCAAGAAGCATTGAGGGAACAAGGATATACTCACCTGTGGTCACATCAAATACAGTCGCTAGAAGCGATGAGAAACGGTAAAGATGTGCTACTCGCAACACCAACAGCAAGTGGAAAAACCCTGTCATTTTTACCAGCAATTCTAGAAACTTGCATTCAAGATCCACAGGCGACTGCTCTACTAATTTTTCCTTTAAAGGCGCTAGCAATTGATCAACTGTCAAAACTTGAAGCGATCGCCAAGCCTATGGGATTACATACAGGAATGATGACAGGAGATATGCCAAAGGCAGAACGGCTAAAACTGTTTACGCCTCAAGCACCACAGATCTTGTGTATTAGTCCCGATTTACTTCACCATCAACTTAATCGCATTCGCTACCGTCACGAATGGCAGACATGGCGAGATTTCTTAACCAGATTGCGTTATGTTGTAGTTGATGAAGCCCATACATATCGTGGGAGCTTTGGTGGACATTTTGCTAATCTGATGCGCCGATTGCGATTAGCAGTTGATCGACTTGAAGGTAATAGCGATCGCATTCAGTATGTTCTAGCCACAGCGACGATTGGTAACCCGATTGAATTAACAGAGCGAATCACAGAAAGAAGCGATCGACTTGTATATATCAATCGCAGTGGCGCAAGGGCGGCAGGGCGAACAATTCTTTGTTTAAATCCTACGGCTCGAACTAACACAGAAGCTAGTCGATTGATTTTAGAATGGCTGGAAAGAGGACTAAGTGGCATTGTTTTTTGTAACACTCGCGCAGGGGCAAAGTCATTGCTAGCTCTGATGAATGCAGAATTAGAACGACAGAAGCGAGGACATCTAAAAGCATCGCTGGCTCTTTTTTATGGTTCACTACGCAGCGATCGCCGCAATCAGATTATCGAAGCAGTCAAACAAAATAAAGTACGGGTAATATTTGCCACGTCTGCGTTAGAAGCAGGTATTGACCTACCCGAATTAGATTGTTGCTTAATCAAAGGCTACCCAGGATCATTGATGAGTTTTTATCAAAGGATTGGCAGAGCAGGAAGGCATCAGCATGGGCTAGTTGTTTTTCTACCATCCTTGGGAGATTCGCTTGATTATTACTACGGGAGCAATCCCCAGATGCTTCTTGATGGAGAAGTTGAACGCGCTCTTTGCAATCCCAACTATCACTCAATTCTCAGTAAGCATCTCCGTTGTGCGGCAAGTGAAAGCATGATTCCTGCGGATGAAATCAAGCAACGTTTCGGTGATAACGCGGGTAATATTGCTGATGAACTTCTTAATCAAAAAGCATTACAAATCAACGAGAAATCAGGTGATCTCTTTACCCATGACCGCCCGCATAACTCGGTTAATCTGAGGGGAGCAACACAAGATTCAGTCATGTTGGTAGATGGTAATACCAATCAAGAACTTGAGGAACTATCGCTACTACAGGCTTATCGTGAAGTATTTCCTAATGCGATATATGCTATGCAGAGTAACGATGGAAATTTGCAATATTACCGATCGCGATCGCTAGATTTAGAATCCAAACAAGCGAGCCTGATCCCCATTGATTCAGAGCCAAAACTCCGCACACAGGCTACACAAGACATGACTATTAAGCCATTGGAGCATCTGCGTGAGCCAAGATTAGTTGCTTTAAATCTCAAAGACAGTAAATTACGCTTGACCCTTAGCTGGGCTGAAATTACGAATCATGTAACGGGATATAACTTGATCAGCAAAGTGAGAACAATTACCTGTAGCCATCCCCGTTGTTCACGCTACCATCAACCAATGCAGTCTGATATTTGTACCGCCTGTAGCAAACCAACTAGATTAGCTGAAATTACAGAAGTCGAAGAAGAAAATCTATTTGATGTAGCTTATACGACTCACTATCAAGCCCCAGTATTGAGGATTGAGATGAATTTAGAGTTGTCGGAGCCATTACAAGAATATGCCAATAAACTCAAACAACAGATAGAGAATCAATTTGGCACTGATATTCCTTCAGAACTTATATCTCTATTTCAAACTAATCCTGCCGATCTAGCTTTGCATTCAATCTGTCATCAGATTGGGATTGCCGTGCCGTTAATAGTGCTTAGCGATCGACAAGATCTGAATAGCTATTGTGAGACCGAGAAAAATCGCATCAATACATTAAAGACAATTGCCTATTTTTTTGATACGACCGATGGCGGTAATGGTACTTGTGAGGAATTATTTGATCGTTTTGAAGCGTTTGCTGTTCGGGCTGCTCAATTAGTTGAGGCTTGTAATTGTCAATATGGTTGTCCAAGATGTCTCACGGATGCGCGTTGTCCGCAGGATAATCAAGCTTTGAATAAAGCATTAGGTTTGTTCTTGCTCCAAGCAATTAGTGATGAATCAGAATATTTTTAA